One window of uncultured Methanoregula sp. genomic DNA carries:
- a CDS encoding glutaredoxin family protein: protein MAAEHVNGKNRGTIMLYALSTCGWCGKTKELLRQLGIEFSFVYVDLLEGSEQDDAMNAVEKWNPSGSFPTLVINNKKAIIGFREQEIREALGA, encoded by the coding sequence ATGGCAGCAGAACATGTAAACGGGAAGAACAGGGGAACGATCATGCTGTACGCGCTTTCCACCTGCGGATGGTGCGGCAAGACCAAGGAACTGTTACGGCAACTGGGAATAGAATTCAGTTTTGTGTATGTCGACCTGCTGGAAGGCAGCGAGCAGGACGATGCCATGAATGCGGTTGAGAAATGGAACCCGAGCGGTTCGTTCCCGACCCTTGTCATCAACAACAAAAAAGCGATTATCGGATTCCGGGAACAGGAAATCCGGGAGGCATTGGGTGCATGA
- a CDS encoding ferredoxin-thioredoxin reductase catalytic domain-containing protein, with translation MNLPIISETDVERVYLSLKKEAGDGGYRFNPDPEFTKNLIRGLLKNEQRYGYRACPCRLASGKKEDDLDIICPCDYRDPDIAAYGACYCALYVNDAISRGAKQVAPVPERRPPRSERKQRAVVKTVAVSPGTPFSLPVWRCKVCGYLCAREQPPDICPICKVTKDRFERFA, from the coding sequence ATGAACCTGCCGATCATCAGCGAGACCGATGTTGAACGGGTTTACCTTTCCCTCAAAAAAGAGGCCGGGGATGGAGGTTACCGCTTTAACCCGGATCCGGAATTCACCAAGAATCTTATCCGTGGTCTCCTGAAAAACGAGCAGCGATACGGGTACCGGGCATGTCCCTGCCGTCTTGCTTCCGGTAAGAAAGAAGATGATCTCGATATCATCTGCCCCTGTGACTACCGTGATCCCGATATCGCTGCTTACGGTGCCTGCTATTGTGCACTCTATGTGAACGATGCAATCTCCCGTGGGGCCAAACAGGTGGCACCGGTTCCGGAACGGCGCCCACCCCGTTCGGAGCGCAAACAGCGGGCTGTTGTCAAAACGGTTGCCGTGAGCCCGGGGACGCCCTTTTCCCTGCCGGTCTGGCGCTGCAAGGTGTGCGGATATCTCTGCGCCCGCGAACAACCCCCTGATATCTGCCCGATCTGCAAGGTAACCAAGGACCGCTTCGAGCGGTTCGCATAA
- a CDS encoding proton-conducting transporter membrane subunit has product MGPELFILALFLLLLGIVLPVAAAGKDRRIVRTSSLLCTIAASAVLIVLSLVVLITPPGFSWTAYQPFEFFSIAFVIDRLAAFFLLIIAVVSLCVAVYSGEYIEHLDGRSRRNLLCSCANLFILSMVLVVGSANTLSFLFFWELMAASSFLLVMYEYTSPETRKAGLFYFVMTQLSTLFVLLGIIMLATGTGSFAFTLAQPPASPLIIAAFLCLFLGFSIKAGIIPFHKWLPYAHPASPTPISALMSGVMLKIAVYGLIRFLLYVFTPDLWVGLLILAAGTASAVLGIIYALKEHDIKAMLAYSSIENVGIIFIGIGLSVIFTSVNQPLLAEISLLGALFHALNHALFKSLLFLTSGSVVHATHTRDIEHMGGLSHTMPWTSALFFIGTIAIAALPPLNGFASEILIYIAFFSSVSAVAPLLKVVMFICLSLFALTSALSAACFVKAFGSIFLAMPRSKESAEAKEVPFLMLLGPAILAETCILLGLFALQVFTATGFSVPEPDMFLVGLLLLVMTGLTCIVLYFTASREVRVSETWGCGTLSQQPSAEYSGHGFSEPIDIIFSSIYRTRMKNERTFFDEKNTIFREGTAEIRLLKVFEEYLYLPVSRASLRVATVVSRFQNGCLDTYLLYVFFAVIAIIVYLGWFA; this is encoded by the coding sequence ATGGGACCGGAACTGTTCATCCTCGCATTGTTCCTCCTCCTGCTCGGGATTGTTCTTCCAGTAGCAGCCGCAGGTAAGGATCGCCGGATTGTCCGGACCTCGTCACTCCTGTGCACGATTGCGGCTTCTGCAGTGCTCATCGTCCTCTCGCTTGTTGTCCTCATCACCCCCCCGGGGTTTTCCTGGACTGCTTACCAGCCGTTTGAGTTCTTCTCCATTGCGTTCGTGATCGATCGCCTTGCTGCGTTTTTCCTTCTCATCATCGCTGTTGTATCTCTCTGCGTTGCGGTGTATTCGGGTGAATATATCGAACACCTTGACGGGCGGTCCCGCAGGAACCTGCTTTGTTCCTGTGCCAATCTCTTCATCCTCTCCATGGTACTGGTTGTTGGATCGGCGAACACCCTCTCATTCCTCTTCTTCTGGGAACTGATGGCGGCCAGTTCCTTCCTCCTCGTCATGTACGAGTATACCTCTCCCGAAACGAGAAAGGCAGGGCTCTTCTATTTTGTAATGACCCAGCTCTCCACCCTGTTCGTGCTCCTTGGGATTATTATGCTCGCTACCGGGACCGGTTCATTTGCGTTCACCCTTGCCCAGCCGCCCGCTTCGCCACTTATCATTGCTGCATTTCTCTGCCTCTTCCTTGGCTTTTCCATAAAAGCCGGCATCATCCCGTTCCACAAGTGGCTCCCCTATGCCCACCCGGCAAGCCCGACACCGATCTCCGCCCTTATGTCCGGTGTGATGCTCAAGATTGCAGTGTACGGGCTCATCCGTTTCCTGCTGTATGTGTTCACCCCGGATCTCTGGGTGGGACTTCTCATCCTTGCGGCCGGTACTGCGTCTGCGGTGCTTGGGATCATCTACGCGCTCAAGGAACATGACATAAAAGCGATGCTTGCCTACAGCAGTATCGAGAATGTCGGGATCATCTTTATCGGGATTGGCCTTTCGGTGATTTTCACTTCGGTAAACCAGCCCCTGCTTGCAGAGATCAGTCTTCTCGGGGCGCTCTTCCATGCACTCAACCACGCCCTCTTCAAAAGCCTGCTCTTCCTCACATCGGGTTCGGTTGTCCATGCAACGCACACACGGGATATCGAGCATATGGGCGGGCTCTCCCATACGATGCCCTGGACCTCGGCTCTTTTCTTTATCGGGACTATTGCGATTGCCGCCCTCCCACCACTGAACGGGTTTGCCAGCGAGATACTGATTTATATCGCGTTCTTCTCATCAGTCTCTGCTGTTGCGCCCCTCCTTAAAGTTGTCATGTTTATCTGTCTGTCCCTGTTTGCTCTGACAAGCGCACTCTCTGCAGCCTGTTTTGTCAAAGCATTCGGATCGATCTTCCTTGCCATGCCGCGATCGAAAGAGAGTGCTGAGGCAAAGGAAGTACCGTTCCTGATGCTGCTTGGCCCTGCAATTCTTGCTGAGACCTGCATCCTCCTTGGTCTCTTCGCCCTGCAGGTCTTTACCGCTACGGGTTTTTCGGTACCGGAGCCGGATATGTTCCTTGTCGGGCTTCTTCTGCTCGTTATGACAGGACTTACCTGTATTGTCCTGTATTTCACGGCTTCACGGGAAGTCCGGGTGAGCGAGACATGGGGATGCGGGACGCTTTCGCAGCAGCCCTCCGCCGAATACAGCGGCCACGGTTTTTCAGAGCCTATTGATATCATCTTCTCATCCATCTACCGGACGCGGATGAAGAACGAGCGCACGTTTTTCGACGAGAAGAACACGATATTCCGGGAAGGGACGGCTGAAATCCGGCTCCTGAAAGTGTTCGAGGAGTACCTCTACCTCCCGGTATCCCGTGCATCGTTACGGGTTGCAACTGTGGTATCCCGGTTCCAGAACGGCTGTCTTGACACCTACCTGCTCTATGTCTTCTTTGCGGTGATCGCCATCATCGTCTACCTCGGGTGGTTTGCATGA
- a CDS encoding NADH-quinone oxidoreductase subunit H produces MNGMFVLYLVLNTVFVLAVAPLFVSLIKKVKARSQGRSGPSVFQTYYTLAKLLKKEVIYSPNSSRIMRVTPLVNMAAILVAALFVPLVFVPEPLGGIGNIILFLYLLALAKFFMALAGLDAGSSFGGMGSSREMSISAIIEPTTIIVFAALVFVFGSLNIFDMFSKSAAAGTLNTPILILLGISLFIILVVETSRIPVDNPETHLELTMIHEGMILEQSGRNLALMELSSAIKLTLLMALLLNLVVPFGLMTTFTLAGLAAAAILFVVKGSILAGIIGLFESSTAKMRFFRLPSLFAMAFFFSTLIIIIEVFA; encoded by the coding sequence ATGAACGGCATGTTTGTCCTTTACCTTGTGCTCAATACGGTTTTTGTCCTTGCCGTGGCCCCGCTTTTTGTCAGCCTGATCAAAAAAGTGAAAGCCCGGAGCCAGGGGCGGAGCGGTCCTTCGGTCTTCCAGACCTACTACACCCTTGCAAAACTCCTCAAAAAGGAAGTCATCTATTCCCCCAATTCTTCCCGGATCATGCGGGTCACTCCTCTTGTCAACATGGCAGCCATCCTTGTTGCAGCTCTTTTTGTACCGCTCGTCTTCGTACCCGAACCCCTGGGGGGTATCGGGAACATCATCCTCTTCCTCTACCTGTTAGCCCTTGCCAAATTTTTTATGGCCCTTGCCGGACTCGATGCAGGAAGTTCCTTTGGCGGGATGGGCAGCTCCCGCGAGATGAGCATCTCCGCCATTATCGAACCCACGACCATTATTGTCTTTGCTGCGCTGGTTTTCGTATTCGGGTCTCTCAACATCTTCGACATGTTCTCGAAGTCTGCAGCTGCCGGAACACTCAACACCCCAATCCTCATCCTCCTTGGAATCTCGCTCTTTATCATCCTCGTTGTCGAAACCTCCCGCATACCGGTCGACAACCCGGAGACCCATCTCGAACTTACCATGATCCACGAGGGAATGATTCTTGAACAGTCCGGCAGGAATCTTGCCCTCATGGAACTCTCGTCGGCGATCAAGCTGACGCTCCTTATGGCACTCCTCCTCAACCTGGTTGTGCCGTTCGGCCTTATGACCACGTTCACCCTTGCCGGCCTGGCGGCAGCAGCCATCCTTTTTGTTGTAAAAGGCAGCATCCTTGCAGGAATCATCGGGCTCTTTGAATCATCGACGGCGAAGATGCGGTTCTTCCGGCTTCCGAGCCTCTTTGCCATGGCGTTTTTCTTCTCGACCCTGATCATCATCATCGAGGTATTCGCATGA
- a CDS encoding hydrogenase subunit, whose product MIDITLAEALIKILFVIVIITAAYIISTRNLLSLVSVYAIQSLTLVLLALVLALYTPNGASILIAIAAITFASKVLIIPYFIATIQEKVRIRRDIEFHFLSPTTSLIISMALMLVIYLALSKILPVTPVRLLFFGAVLGISLMLMGMMVTFSRKRAITKVLGYLTMENGVLLFGMFVTELPFIIEFLIIIDLIIVVLLTTILTVGIDSTLEDYHKRLHRFHLWEEEETP is encoded by the coding sequence ATGATCGATATTACGCTCGCCGAGGCACTCATCAAGATCCTGTTTGTCATCGTGATCATTACAGCGGCCTACATCATCTCGACCCGCAACCTCCTCTCGCTTGTCTCCGTGTACGCAATCCAGTCACTGACACTTGTTCTGCTTGCCCTTGTCCTCGCCCTCTATACGCCCAATGGTGCTTCCATCCTGATCGCAATTGCCGCGATCACCTTTGCAAGCAAGGTGCTCATCATCCCCTACTTCATCGCAACCATCCAGGAGAAGGTCAGGATCCGCCGGGACATTGAATTCCATTTCCTGAGCCCGACAACCTCCCTGATCATCTCGATGGCGCTGATGCTCGTCATCTACCTGGCCCTCTCGAAGATCCTCCCCGTGACACCGGTGCGGCTCCTCTTCTTCGGTGCGGTTCTTGGCATTTCGCTGATGCTCATGGGCATGATGGTGACATTCTCGCGGAAACGGGCGATCACCAAGGTGCTTGGCTACCTCACCATGGAAAACGGCGTCCTGCTCTTCGGGATGTTTGTCACTGAGCTGCCCTTTATCATCGAGTTCCTGATCATCATCGACCTGATCATCGTCGTGCTCCTGACAACGATCCTCACGGTCGGAATTGACTCCACGCTCGAGGATTATCACAAGAGGCTGCACCGCTTCCATCTCTGGGAAGAGGAGGAGACCCCATGA
- a CDS encoding proton-conducting transporter membrane subunit, which translates to MILIAFIACTAAALLLIAISHTANRMNLVCAAQAVLFTLITVFVLLFHAVPVSSFLVGNQFFFIDHLGIFEILITSVIFSLAAVYARGYVAGLLESGELEKGSLRLFYAAWVLLLLIIVLAFCSDNLALFWIFAELTTITSATLIATLSARENIDAAIKYIFVASVAMLFSFVGLIFLFETSRSVLGTGTLNWTELMQSASTFPQGMMVAASALVFIGFAAKSGIFPFHTWLPEAHAKAPSAVSAILSGVLLNVGIYGILRMTAIVHQNPAITTITPLIGLFGVLTIAIAAISMLPQKNLKKLIAFSSVENMGILLIGIAVATPLAIFWVLFHILAHSLTKASLFFSAGILHRQYRSHLSSDAIDEIRDVFRLQPLAAWGIILGGLAIIGMPPFPLFWSKFFILLGLGSVSPLVLALVLVLLFIAAVALGYFVITAFTQVSPAGTSSDIDRYLTPFGMKVPIVILLCLILILGLVFTSGETSFFSQIVQELMF; encoded by the coding sequence ATGATCCTGATCGCATTTATTGCCTGCACGGCTGCAGCGCTCCTGCTTATCGCCATCAGCCACACTGCCAACCGCATGAACCTTGTCTGCGCAGCGCAGGCAGTCCTCTTTACCCTCATCACGGTATTCGTCCTCCTGTTCCATGCAGTGCCGGTCTCCTCGTTCCTGGTCGGCAACCAGTTCTTCTTTATCGATCATCTCGGCATCTTTGAAATCCTTATAACTTCGGTCATCTTCAGCCTGGCAGCGGTCTATGCACGAGGATATGTTGCCGGTCTCCTTGAGAGCGGCGAACTGGAAAAGGGAAGCCTCAGACTATTCTATGCTGCGTGGGTGCTCCTCCTCCTCATTATTGTCCTTGCATTCTGTTCGGACAACCTGGCCCTCTTCTGGATCTTTGCCGAACTGACAACGATCACCTCCGCGACCCTTATAGCTACCCTGTCGGCGCGGGAGAACATCGATGCCGCGATCAAGTATATTTTCGTTGCCTCGGTTGCCATGCTCTTCTCTTTTGTCGGCCTCATCTTCCTCTTCGAGACTTCACGGTCCGTTCTCGGAACCGGAACCCTGAACTGGACCGAACTCATGCAGTCTGCCTCCACATTTCCTCAGGGTATGATGGTTGCTGCGTCGGCTCTCGTTTTCATCGGATTTGCTGCAAAATCCGGTATCTTCCCGTTCCACACCTGGCTCCCCGAGGCCCACGCAAAGGCGCCCTCCGCGGTCAGTGCAATCCTGTCCGGTGTTCTCCTGAATGTCGGTATCTACGGAATCCTCCGCATGACCGCAATCGTACACCAGAATCCTGCGATTACAACAATTACCCCGCTTATCGGGCTCTTTGGTGTCCTCACCATAGCAATTGCGGCAATCTCGATGCTCCCGCAGAAGAACCTCAAGAAGCTCATCGCGTTCTCGAGCGTCGAGAACATGGGCATCCTGCTCATCGGTATTGCAGTTGCCACCCCGCTTGCGATCTTCTGGGTACTCTTCCACATCCTGGCACATTCCCTGACAAAAGCCTCCCTCTTCTTCTCGGCGGGGATTCTCCACCGCCAGTACCGCAGCCATCTCTCGAGCGATGCGATCGACGAAATACGGGACGTCTTCCGGCTCCAGCCCCTGGCTGCATGGGGAATTATTCTCGGGGGACTTGCAATCATCGGCATGCCCCCCTTCCCCCTTTTCTGGTCCAAGTTCTTCATCCTGCTCGGGCTGGGTTCTGTATCCCCCCTGGTCCTCGCACTTGTCCTCGTGCTCCTCTTCATTGCTGCAGTGGCGCTTGGCTATTTCGTGATTACTGCCTTTACCCAGGTATCGCCGGCCGGCACTTCTTCGGATATCGACCGCTACCTGACGCCGTTTGGCATGAAAGTGCCCATCGTCATACTCCTGTGTCTCATTCTCATCCTTGGGCTTGTCTTTACTTCCGGTGAGACTTCATTCTTCAGCCAGATTGTACAGGAGCTGATGTTCTGA
- a CDS encoding NADH-quinone oxidoreductase subunit C, whose translation MTMNPDARFAAAREMAGCIQDPARIVNGCSGEYYLTVGEGEFETVISFLSAGKCVLSGLFCVEGFVTGSKFSLFYVFEKKAGVLVVVRNVEGRASSIARVFPSACWFERECRDGFGVEFDGSFDDRRLFLHETYPDGFHPLRKSTRNIPIQPKQAVGADEEYPFRKVSGEGVYQVPVGPVHAGIIEPGHFRFSVIGETIFNLEIRMFYKHRGIEKLAEGKRPEDCVRIAEAVSGDESVANATAFCMAVERIAGTAVPDRAWYLRTILLELERICSHLGDQAGMLIDIAFPLGANQFSVLREDVFRLNAGLTGSRFLRGMICCGGLSRDISPQQLGNLETFAREFRKRYRVGLKIVLSTTSVIDRFASTGVIRKNLLRPLNITGPAARASGGKVDVRTDHPYGIYDRFVPQPKPLNDGDVLSRFTVKASEIFDSLELIERLIASLPEGPVSGEFIARDGHALTFVESARGENLCWVMVRGGTVERFKVRTASFCNWLVIEHAVQGNIVPDFPVINKSLNLSYAGTDL comes from the coding sequence ATGACGATGAATCCGGATGCCCGGTTTGCGGCTGCCCGCGAGATGGCAGGCTGTATCCAGGACCCTGCAAGGATTGTGAACGGATGCAGCGGGGAATATTATCTTACGGTCGGGGAAGGGGAATTCGAGACCGTGATCTCCTTCCTTTCTGCGGGCAAGTGCGTCCTTTCCGGCCTCTTCTGCGTGGAAGGGTTTGTGACCGGCTCGAAGTTCTCGCTCTTCTACGTGTTCGAGAAGAAGGCAGGGGTCCTCGTGGTCGTGCGAAACGTGGAGGGCCGTGCCAGCTCAATCGCCCGGGTGTTTCCCTCGGCCTGCTGGTTCGAGCGCGAATGCCGGGATGGTTTTGGCGTGGAATTTGATGGATCGTTTGATGACCGGCGTCTCTTCCTGCACGAGACCTATCCCGACGGGTTTCACCCGCTGAGAAAATCCACGCGGAATATCCCTATCCAGCCAAAACAAGCGGTTGGTGCTGACGAGGAATATCCTTTCCGGAAAGTCAGTGGCGAGGGTGTATACCAGGTCCCGGTCGGACCGGTGCATGCAGGGATCATCGAGCCCGGGCATTTCCGGTTCAGCGTGATTGGCGAGACCATCTTCAACCTCGAAATCCGCATGTTCTACAAGCACCGGGGCATCGAGAAGCTGGCGGAAGGCAAACGCCCGGAAGACTGTGTACGCATAGCCGAGGCCGTCAGCGGTGACGAGTCTGTTGCCAACGCGACTGCGTTCTGCATGGCGGTGGAACGGATTGCGGGAACCGCCGTTCCCGACCGGGCCTGGTACCTGCGTACCATTCTCCTTGAACTGGAACGGATCTGTTCGCACCTCGGGGATCAGGCCGGCATGCTCATCGACATCGCATTCCCGCTGGGTGCAAACCAGTTCTCGGTCCTGAGGGAGGATGTATTCCGGCTGAATGCCGGCCTGACCGGCTCGCGGTTCCTGCGGGGGATGATCTGCTGCGGCGGCCTGTCCCGGGACATCAGCCCTCAGCAACTCGGGAATCTTGAGACATTTGCCCGTGAATTCCGGAAACGCTACCGGGTAGGCCTCAAGATCGTTCTTTCGACCACCTCCGTCATCGACCGGTTCGCCTCTACGGGCGTGATCCGGAAGAACCTGCTGCGCCCGCTCAATATCACGGGTCCTGCGGCCCGGGCTTCCGGGGGAAAAGTTGACGTGCGCACCGACCACCCGTATGGCATCTACGACCGTTTTGTCCCGCAACCAAAACCCCTCAATGATGGGGATGTCCTCTCGCGGTTCACGGTCAAGGCCTCCGAGATCTTTGATTCGCTGGAACTCATCGAGCGGCTGATCGCATCCCTGCCGGAAGGGCCGGTTTCCGGTGAGTTTATTGCACGTGACGGGCATGCCCTCACGTTCGTGGAGTCTGCCCGGGGTGAGAATCTCTGTTGGGTCATGGTACGCGGCGGGACCGTAGAACGGTTCAAAGTGAGGACAGCCTCATTCTGCAACTGGCTGGTCATTGAACACGCGGTACAGGGCAATATTGTGCCGGACTTCCCGGTCATCAACAAGAGCCTGAACCTGTCGTATGCAGGAACGGACCTGTGA
- a CDS encoding NADH-quinone oxidoreductase subunit B family protein: MVNALSCFLKKKVRNDIAARDEEIEALGRDLRREIDSVFGRSLAIRELDTGSDNAAEIEINNLNNPYYDVERFGITFVASPRHADVLIVTGAVTHNMTIAARKTYDAMPSPKYVVAVGDDACDGGIFAGTYAVLGGADKLFPVDLKIPGNPPTPARILEGLLALMKKARERK; encoded by the coding sequence ATGGTAAACGCACTATCCTGTTTCCTGAAAAAGAAAGTGAGGAACGATATCGCTGCACGCGACGAGGAGATCGAAGCACTAGGGCGGGATCTCCGGCGCGAGATCGATTCTGTATTCGGGAGAAGCCTTGCGATCAGGGAGCTCGATACCGGCAGCGACAATGCGGCTGAGATCGAGATCAACAACCTGAACAATCCCTATTATGATGTCGAGCGGTTCGGCATCACGTTCGTTGCCTCCCCCCGGCACGCAGATGTGCTGATCGTGACCGGCGCTGTCACGCACAACATGACGATCGCGGCAAGGAAAACCTACGATGCGATGCCATCCCCCAAATATGTCGTGGCAGTCGGGGACGATGCCTGCGATGGCGGGATCTTTGCCGGGACCTATGCAGTGCTTGGCGGGGCGGACAAATTATTCCCGGTAGACCTGAAGATCCCCGGAAATCCGCCGACACCTGCACGGATCCTTGAGGGCCTGCTTGCCCTGATGAAAAAGGCGCGGGAGCGTAAGTAA
- a CDS encoding alpha/beta hydrolase, producing MSLVRKWGPGPYTVAVIHGGPGAPGEVAPVARELSTVRPVLEPLQTETTLDGQVQELRTVLVEQGKVPVTLIGFSWGAYLSWFVAARYPALVKKLILVGCPPFEDQYAASITKTRLTRLKQKDQAEAQSLIAQLDKPEMTASKNALLARLGCLLTRADAFDPTHTEDEAFHCQYDIFKGVWDEAVELRRTQILLQMAKAIKCPVVAIHGDWDPHPAEGVNDPLTRELKDFRFVLLEKCGHRPWAERNASENFYKVLVEEI from the coding sequence ATGAGTCTGGTACGAAAATGGGGGCCCGGACCCTATACCGTTGCGGTTATCCACGGCGGCCCCGGGGCTCCCGGCGAAGTGGCCCCGGTTGCCCGGGAACTGTCAACGGTACGGCCGGTGCTCGAACCGCTCCAGACCGAAACAACCCTTGACGGGCAGGTCCAGGAGCTCCGCACGGTTCTTGTTGAGCAGGGCAAAGTACCGGTAACTCTTATTGGTTTTTCCTGGGGGGCATACCTTTCCTGGTTCGTAGCTGCCCGGTATCCCGCCCTTGTCAAAAAACTGATCCTCGTCGGCTGTCCGCCATTCGAAGACCAGTACGCAGCCTCCATCACCAAAACCCGGCTCACCCGCCTCAAGCAGAAAGACCAGGCCGAAGCACAGTCGCTCATCGCGCAGCTTGACAAACCTGAGATGACTGCCAGCAAGAACGCCCTTCTTGCCCGGCTGGGATGCCTGCTCACCCGCGCCGATGCGTTTGATCCCACCCATACGGAGGACGAGGCATTCCATTGCCAGTACGATATTTTCAAAGGGGTATGGGACGAAGCCGTGGAACTGCGGCGAACACAGATTCTCCTCCAGATGGCAAAAGCCATAAAGTGCCCGGTAGTTGCAATCCACGGCGACTGGGATCCCCACCCTGCTGAAGGCGTGAACGACCCGCTGACACGAGAACTCAAAGACTTCCGGTTCGTGCTCCTTGAGAAATGCGGACACCGCCCGTGGGCCGAGCGGAACGCATCCGAGAATTTTTACAAAGTGCTCGTGGAAGAGATCTGA
- a CDS encoding molybdopterin-dependent oxidoreductase, with translation MNNRTIFVILLLVVIVAASLFVVFGKSALIPGSGAGGPTALGAVEVRSYKGADLSSVNDFRENSIQGPQHVNISDYRMTVTGLTNQTVVRTYDEILAKYPHYTKVVTLHCVEGWDATILWEGVLVRDIIADAGPDPRANTVILTARDGYTTSFPLAYFYDRDILLAYRMNNVTMPAERGYPFELVAEDKWGYKWIKWVEKIELSDDPSYRGYWEMRGYSNTGDLNQSMFG, from the coding sequence ATGAACAACAGGACGATCTTCGTCATCCTGCTCCTTGTTGTTATCGTTGCGGCCTCCCTGTTCGTGGTATTCGGGAAGTCTGCATTGATCCCCGGATCAGGTGCCGGCGGCCCGACTGCGCTGGGCGCGGTGGAAGTCCGGTCGTACAAGGGAGCAGACCTCTCTTCGGTCAATGATTTCCGGGAAAACTCCATTCAGGGCCCGCAGCATGTCAATATTTCCGATTACCGGATGACCGTAACCGGTCTTACCAACCAGACTGTTGTCCGCACGTACGATGAAATCCTTGCAAAATACCCTCACTATACCAAAGTCGTTACCCTCCACTGCGTGGAAGGCTGGGATGCAACGATCCTCTGGGAGGGAGTGCTGGTGCGGGACATCATCGCGGACGCCGGGCCGGATCCCCGGGCAAACACGGTAATTCTCACTGCCCGTGATGGTTATACCACGTCATTTCCCCTTGCGTATTTCTATGACCGCGATATCCTGCTGGCGTACAGGATGAACAATGTCACCATGCCTGCGGAACGGGGCTATCCTTTCGAGCTGGTAGCCGAGGACAAGTGGGGGTACAAGTGGATCAAGTGGGTGGAGAAGATAGAACTCTCGGACGATCCCTCATACCGGGGCTACTGGGAGATGCGTGGCTATTCCAATACCGGCGACCTGAACCAGAGCATGTTCGGATAA
- a CDS encoding DUF4405 domain-containing protein, translating into MKNQQLARWCVDVALGITFTVSLITGLAKLTVLMRVTGMGQVVLPLALISDVHDSAGVLLGLLVVIHLYLNRVWIVTTTKRILAGTLDEK; encoded by the coding sequence TTGAAAAACCAGCAGCTTGCCCGGTGGTGTGTGGATGTTGCACTGGGTATAACGTTCACCGTCAGCCTGATCACCGGCCTTGCCAAACTCACCGTACTGATGAGAGTCACCGGTATGGGGCAGGTTGTTCTGCCATTGGCATTGATCTCGGATGTTCACGATAGTGCCGGTGTGCTCCTCGGGTTGCTTGTCGTTATCCACTTGTACCTGAACCGGGTCTGGATAGTAACAACAACGAAACGGATCCTTGCGGGAACACTGGACGAGAAGTGA
- a CDS encoding Mut7-C RNAse domain-containing protein: protein MSADPVQKTRFIADRMLGTLTRYLRFMGYDTTSANGLAPGNRKEDTVLLDIALQERRILLTGDAELARRGKYLAVYIHSGDVVPQIQHLVDLGFVEPQLDLSRCSICNMILRAATMEEIGTTGYAPKEKGGLVFSWCDRCGKLYWNGSHGMHISEVIEKLQKNDGQAGS, encoded by the coding sequence ATGTCGGCTGATCCGGTTCAAAAAACACGGTTCATAGCGGACCGTATGCTGGGCACACTTACGCGATACCTGAGGTTTATGGGCTACGATACCACGAGTGCAAACGGTCTTGCGCCGGGTAACCGGAAGGAGGATACCGTTCTGCTCGACATCGCCCTGCAGGAGCGCCGTATCCTGCTCACGGGCGATGCCGAACTGGCACGGCGGGGGAAATACCTGGCCGTATATATCCACAGCGGGGACGTTGTCCCGCAGATACAACATCTCGTCGATCTCGGGTTCGTGGAGCCGCAGCTTGATCTGAGCCGCTGTTCGATCTGCAACATGATCCTTCGTGCAGCCACAATGGAGGAGATCGGAACAACGGGTTATGCGCCAAAAGAAAAAGGGGGACTGGTATTCTCCTGGTGCGACCGGTGCGGGAAACTGTACTGGAATGGATCGCATGGCATGCATATCTCAGAAGTGATCGAAAAACTGCAGAAGAACGATGGGCAAGCAGGATCCTGA